A segment of the Leptospira perdikensis genome:
GCCCCAAAGCAAAACAAGACAACCGTTTTGACTTACCCACGATAGGAATCCATACATTCCAAATGATACTCGAAAGTGGGTGCAAAACACTTTGTATTCGAGAGGGAGAAACCTTGGTGGTGGATCCAAAAGCAGCAATTGAATTTGCCACAAAACATAAGTTAAACTTTTGTGTTCTAGGAAAAGGCGGAAGTAAGGTTCTCAATGGTAACCAAAAAAAAATCCCATCTACATGAGTCTGACAAAAATATTTTAGTCATTGCCGGCGAACATTCTGGAGATCTGCTGGGAGCTGATCTTTTACAAGAGTTAGCCATTTTAGAGCCAGAATATAAGTTCTATGGAATAGGTGGAGAGGGTATGATTGGTCATGGACTTGAATCCATGGAAGAGTTGGAACAACTCAGTGTGATCGGATTTTCCGAAGCCCTTAAAAAATATAGTTTCTTAAAAAAGATTTTCTACAAAGTTTTAGATGAAACAACTCGTAGACCCACAAAACTTGCCATTCTAATTGATTATCCAGGTTTTAACCTTCGTTTAGCGAAAGAATTAAAACAGAGAGGAATTCCTACTGTTTTCTATGTATCACCGCAGATTTGGGCGTGGAAATTCAACCGCATTTATTTTATCAAAGAACAAATTGCACTAATGCTTACCCTCTTCCGATTCGAAGAAGAGATTTATACCGAGTATGGAGTAAATGCAAAATTTGTAGGCCATCCGATTACCAAACGAATTCCTGAAAAATTAAAAAAGGAACCGGCAATCACAGAAAAACTCCCCGATTCCCACCATGGGTATACGGTAGGACTTCTTCCTGGTTCCAGAAAAGGGGAAATCCGTAGACTCATAGACCCAATTCTTGGCACTGCTGCCCTTCTTCACGAACAGTGCAAACTAGAGAAAAAGAAAGTTGTTTTCCTACTTCCCAATATCAATGCTAAAGAAGAATCTTTTATCTTAGAAAAACTGGAAACCCTAAAACAAATCCATCCTGATATCCAAATTCATTATCTTTGGAATGCATCTCTTCGAGTGATGGAAACCAGTGACCTCCTCCTGATTGCGTCTGGGACTGCCACCTTGGAAGGATTGTATTTTGAAACACCGATGGTGATTTTGTATAAGGTAAGTTTGTTTACTTACTTACTTGGATCTTTGCTCATGAGGTCCAAATTTATAGGTCTTGCAAATATTTTGTCAGGCCAAGAAGTTTGTCGGGAAATTACTCAAAACGAATGCCAGCCAAAATACATTTTCCAAGAGGCATGGAAGATTTTATCCAATACAAGACTAAAAAATAAAATAAAAGGGATTCTTAGGGATGCAAAAGAAAGGGAACTAGGAACGACCAATGCATCTAAAAAAGCTGCAAAGGAAATCCAATCACTCCTTAGAACTTTTTCGAATTAAACGGACCACTCGGTTGTCCCAAGTCCCAATCCAAGACTTGGGTTTTAAATCGGAATATAAAAAATAACCTTTGATCGTCTCTTCATCACTTGGACGAATCCGGATGCCTACAGAATCCAGTTCCATACTGAGATCCCCAGATCCGTTCCAAAGAACCTTGTTTTCTTCTGGCTGGATGTTTATCGAATGGCTTTTGTTTTCCCATTCCAAAACCCACTCTCCACCAAACGCTGGTAAACTTGCAATTTCCGGAGCAATGTCAGCAGGATTTTTCTTTTCTGTACAAAAACCAAATAACAATACAAGGGAAAACAAACTAAAACTAACTATTTGAGAACGCATTTATTTTCCTCTTCAGTAAGACTGAAAGTCCCTCTCGATTCTCCAACAAGTCCATAAGTTGTGAATGCATAGTTCCCATTTTTGTTATTTCCGTATCCCTTTAAATCCAAAGATTCACTGGAAATCACTAAATTAGAAATATAATCCATATCGGAATACCGACTCAAATCAAATTCCATCTGAAAAGGTTTTTTCAAAGGATTTAAATCCATTTCTAATTTAGAAACCAAATCTGCTTCCTTAAGGCTCACACCAAAAAGTTTTAGAAAATACGAAGTACGAGCATCTTTATGAAGAGTGTAATAATCACTCCCCATACTATTAAAACTATAATCCAAACTGACGTGAGTTGGTTTTAATTCCGCACCACATAAATGCATCCAAGGATCAGACCATGGATATTCGTTTAAAACCAAACTAAAACCAAAGTTGGGTGTTTTACTCGCATAATAAGAAACCATAGAAACCTTAGAATTGGAATTTCCTAAATTCAAACCCAGATTCATCCTTCCGTCTTTCACCTGTAGGTTTCCTTTAGATTCTCCCAGTGAGTTTGCTCCGGCAAAAGGATAATAATTGGAAATTTGAATTCCGAAATCCAAATTCATTGATTCCAAAAAGTATTTGTAAACCTTAGTTTGATAAAAATATTCTTCTGGAATTAGTTTTTCTTGTCTCTCCCTGATTTCTTCCAAGGTTTCCCGATTCCAATCCTCATACAAAGGTTTCCAATCACTTCCCGTTAAATCCGGTGTTTGGAAACTCAATTTAGTTTTGGAACTTAGTGGATAATAGAAGGAACCGTCTGTTTTTTTGGAACGACCCCAAACATTGGTTCCACCCCCACCAAGGTGGGAAGGTTTTCCAAAAAGTAATGAATCAAATTTCAAATTCCACTCATTTCCTTCTGTGAGGTTTAAAGATAAATTTCCTTTTTCTAACTGAAGGAGTTTCGAATCCCATTCAAGCTCAGAACCATTTAAATTCCCTTTAAGTTGAAACCATTTATTTTTATCTCCCGACTCTAAAAGATCGAGATTACCTGTCAAAACACCAGACAAAGGAAGTGTGAAGTTTCCAGAGATATCAGAGATTCTTTCTGCGATCCCTTCTAAAGATTCGATTTGAAATTCAAAATGGCGATCAAGGAGAGGTTCTTTGATCGTTTCGGTTTTTACAGAGGTTTTGATTCGAAAATCTGTTCCTAAAAATTCTCTCTCTTCTTTATTGGGTGTGAATAGAAACAATTCCCGAAAGCGAAATCCATCCAGGATATAATTTTCAAAAAAGGGAATCGGAATTAATGAATTCTCAAACTCAACATCTCCACTGGCAGTAAACCCTGAAACCGGATCACGAACCACCTTCCCCTCTCCCGAAAGAACAGCAGAATGAACATTGGACCCAAAGAGATAATTAGTAAGAATGATGGCTTCTTCCGAAGGATAGTTTTTCCATTGGAATTCAAATTGGAATTCCTCCAAATTAGTTTCGGAGAACTGACCTTCCCCTTTGATCCTAGTTGTATTGGGAATCCAAAACCAACCATTGTTATACGAAAGATATAAACGTTTACTCTTTCGTTTCATTACAATGTCCCAACCCTCTTTCCAATCCACTAAAGTGGAATCGTTTTGTTTGACGGTGAGTTTGGCGTCGTGAAAACGAATGTCTTTTAATTTACTCGTTTGTGCATATTGAATGAGTTGGTTTCGTAAACCCTGGTTTTCATTTAGAACCAAATGAGGACTGTAAAAATCAATTTGTTCCACTGTGGGAGAATCTTTAAAATAACTCGATAATCGAAAGGTAACTTTTTTTACCTTCAACATATGATCGTTAAAGGAAAAATCTTCTTCGTTGGAAACAACTAAGTCTTCAATGATAAGGCCTTCTCTGAGCGAAAAATCGAGGACTCCAATATCTACAGCCTTTCCTAGTTCTCTGTTGATGGTAAAAGTAACAACCTTTCTCAGTTGGACTAAGGGAATCCGATAGTTTCGAAGATAGAATTCCAAACCATAATAACAAAGAACAAACAAGAAACAGATGAGACCTAGTGCTAAAAATGAAAATAGAATCCGTTTGTTTTCACGGATTCTATTGAAGAGGGTCGAGAGAGACTGCCTATAGATAAATAGGCTTTGGAGAGAGAAGATCCGTTCCAAAAGAACTTAGAGTTTGCCCTCCGGCTGCAACACTTCCAAACAGTCTTTCTGAATGGACTTCAGAGTTTCGTTGTTTGGAAATTCTTCCAATCCTAAATTGGCAACTTGCAAACCTTTTTGGTAAAAACCTGTGTTCTTGTATTCGAAACCCATTTTTAAATAGGTCTTCGCAGCAGTTTCATAATAGAATTCGTCTTTCTTTTGGTTCCCTTTGGTGTAGGTTTTCGTGAGAGTCGCAAGAGCTGGATAGTATTCCCGTTCTGCCACAAGGGACTGAACCACTAGTTTTTTGCGTTCCATTAGGTTTGTGTTTTTATCCAATCTTTCGGATTGGTTTAAAAATTGAATGGCTTTGGAATATTCATTTTTTCCCACATAGGCCTTGCCCATAGTGAGATTCCACTCAGAAAGTTGGACCGGGTTGGACTTGGCCTGGTTCACTTGGTTGAGAGTGGAAATGGTCTCATCATATTTTCCAAGATCGAGTAAAAGTTTTCCTTTTCGGATCACTAATTTGTCTCGGGATTCGTCAGATAGAGAAGAGGATTTGAGATCAGCATCGATGGATTCGATTTGGGCCAAATGAGACCCTGTATTGATTTTGGAAGCTCCTGTTCGGAGGGTTTCCTGATTTGATGCACAATTTTCAAATGCCACAACCATCGCTAAAATGAGGGTTAGTGGGAGAATCGATTTCATTAGCCTACCTTTAGTTTGTCTAATTCCTCTAAGAAATTCTTAGTTTCTGTGTCTCTATCCTTTGTTTCCATAGGGAAAAAAAGAACAGCGTCCTGAGACAGCTCGTTTAAAAACCGAGAGGGGGCACTCTCGATTTGCTCCCCAAATTTGCGTCTTGTACGAGCCGAAGTCAAGTACAATTTTCGTCTTGGGCGAGTCATACCCACGTAGAGAAGGCGTCTTTCTTCATCGACCACTTCCCCTTCTTCTTCTATAACACGTGAGTTCGGTAAAATTCCCTCTTCTAGGCCCACTAAAAATACTAAATCGTATTCCAATCCTTTGGACTGGTGCATGGTCAAAAGCTGCACCCGGCGATCTTCCTCATCCTCTTTGGGTTCATCTTCCATGAGAAGGACGAGTCTCTGCAAAAAATCGAAAATCGTGGCTTTCCCCTCACGGCCCTCTTCTTCTTCAAAAAAGGACAACATATTCACAAGTTCACTTAAATTGTAGATCCGAGCTTTGACCACCTTCTCCTCGGTTTCTTCCATCGAGATTTCTCGCTCGAATCCGATTTGGGTGACCATTTCCCGAAGTACAGGTGCCAGTTTCGGTGACATCGCAAACTTCTTTTTAAAAGCATCCACAAGTTCAACAAATTGGTAAATTTCTTGTCTGACCTTAGCTTTAACTTCGGGTAAATAGTCGGGACTCTCAATCATTTTATGAAAGACTTCGTATAAAGACAGTTTGTGGGTGAAGGCTTCCTCTTGGAGTTTTTGCATGGTTCCAGGCCCAATCCCACGTTTGGGGTAATTGATGATTCGTAATAAGGAATAATCATCCTTAGGATTTGCCACGTAACGTAGATAAGAAATACAATCTCTGATTTCTTTTCGATCAAAGAAATTATATCCGCCCACTACTTTATAAGGAATACTCCGATTTCGGAGTTCTTCTTCAAAAGGACGAGATTGGAAATTAGTGCGAAATAGGATGGCAATTTCTTTTCCCTTAAATTCATTTTTAATGAGTAAGGTCTGGATCCTTCCTGCCACAAAAATGGCTTCCTCTCTTTCATCTGCAGTTTCATAATATTCCACTCGTTCTGCTGAAGGGATACGGCTGTATAAAGTTTTTTCTTTACGGCCCTTGTTGTTTTGAATGAGCGAGTTGGCCGCTTGGATGATGAGCGAAGTTGATCTATAGTTTTCTAAAAGTCTGACCACTTTGGCATGTGGAA
Coding sequences within it:
- a CDS encoding ATP-dependent helicase, which produces MKLNAAQMEAVSTIQGPLLVFAGAGSGKTRVITNRIAHMVEGVKIPAGKIVALSFTNKSAKEMAERLRKMVPREKLKGITLSTFHSLGLKIVKEHITKLGYNETFLLFNGTDQEAFVSDLLKSKRLDPKKVPPKEILRRISYAKNTQVHPRDNGQTGEFDLIAAEVFSMYEDGLKEKNAIDFDDLILLPKRLLAEFPEIAAYYQRKHEYYLVDEFQDTNQLQYEFLSLFRGKSDNLCVVGDDDQSIYAFRGSNVQLILNFEREFPHAKVVRLLENYRSTSLIIQAANSLIQNNKGRKEKTLYSRIPSAERVEYYETADEREEAIFVAGRIQTLLIKNEFKGKEIAILFRTNFQSRPFEEELRNRSIPYKVVGGYNFFDRKEIRDCISYLRYVANPKDDYSLLRIINYPKRGIGPGTMQKLQEEAFTHKLSLYEVFHKMIESPDYLPEVKAKVRQEIYQFVELVDAFKKKFAMSPKLAPVLREMVTQIGFEREISMEETEEKVVKARIYNLSELVNMLSFFEEEEGREGKATIFDFLQRLVLLMEDEPKEDEEDRRVQLLTMHQSKGLEYDLVFLVGLEEGILPNSRVIEEEGEVVDEERRLLYVGMTRPRRKLYLTSARTRRKFGEQIESAPSRFLNELSQDAVLFFPMETKDRDTETKNFLEELDKLKVG
- a CDS encoding LIC_12586 family protein encodes the protein MERIFSLQSLFIYRQSLSTLFNRIRENKRILFSFLALGLICFLFVLCYYGLEFYLRNYRIPLVQLRKVVTFTINRELGKAVDIGVLDFSLREGLIIEDLVVSNEEDFSFNDHMLKVKKVTFRLSSYFKDSPTVEQIDFYSPHLVLNENQGLRNQLIQYAQTSKLKDIRFHDAKLTVKQNDSTLVDWKEGWDIVMKRKSKRLYLSYNNGWFWIPNTTRIKGEGQFSETNLEEFQFEFQWKNYPSEEAIILTNYLFGSNVHSAVLSGEGKVVRDPVSGFTASGDVEFENSLIPIPFFENYILDGFRFRELFLFTPNKEEREFLGTDFRIKTSVKTETIKEPLLDRHFEFQIESLEGIAERISDISGNFTLPLSGVLTGNLDLLESGDKNKWFQLKGNLNGSELEWDSKLLQLEKGNLSLNLTEGNEWNLKFDSLLFGKPSHLGGGGTNVWGRSKKTDGSFYYPLSSKTKLSFQTPDLTGSDWKPLYEDWNRETLEEIRERQEKLIPEEYFYQTKVYKYFLESMNLDFGIQISNYYPFAGANSLGESKGNLQVKDGRMNLGLNLGNSNSKVSMVSYYASKTPNFGFSLVLNEYPWSDPWMHLCGAELKPTHVSLDYSFNSMGSDYYTLHKDARTSYFLKLFGVSLKEADLVSKLEMDLNPLKKPFQMEFDLSRYSDMDYISNLVISSESLDLKGYGNNKNGNYAFTTYGLVGESRGTFSLTEEENKCVLK
- a CDS encoding LIC12587 family lipoprotein, which produces MKSILPLTLILAMVVAFENCASNQETLRTGASKINTGSHLAQIESIDADLKSSSLSDESRDKLVIRKGKLLLDLGKYDETISTLNQVNQAKSNPVQLSEWNLTMGKAYVGKNEYSKAIQFLNQSERLDKNTNLMERKKLVVQSLVAEREYYPALATLTKTYTKGNQKKDEFYYETAAKTYLKMGFEYKNTGFYQKGLQVANLGLEEFPNNETLKSIQKDCLEVLQPEGKL
- the lpxB gene encoding lipid-A-disaccharide synthase, with amino-acid sequence MVTKKKSHLHESDKNILVIAGEHSGDLLGADLLQELAILEPEYKFYGIGGEGMIGHGLESMEELEQLSVIGFSEALKKYSFLKKIFYKVLDETTRRPTKLAILIDYPGFNLRLAKELKQRGIPTVFYVSPQIWAWKFNRIYFIKEQIALMLTLFRFEEEIYTEYGVNAKFVGHPITKRIPEKLKKEPAITEKLPDSHHGYTVGLLPGSRKGEIRRLIDPILGTAALLHEQCKLEKKKVVFLLPNINAKEESFILEKLETLKQIHPDIQIHYLWNASLRVMETSDLLLIASGTATLEGLYFETPMVILYKVSLFTYLLGSLLMRSKFIGLANILSGQEVCREITQNECQPKYIFQEAWKILSNTRLKNKIKGILRDAKERELGTTNASKKAAKEIQSLLRTFSN